Proteins from a genomic interval of Candidatus Rubidus massiliensis:
- the rsmE gene encoding Ribosomal RNA small subunit methyltransferase E: protein MPAERFFLVHSLQKNESIIIKDEEYHHLVRVMRNKVGDQVEIINGNGVLAIAEIVAIEKKQASLIIKDRFVSAPQKLKITLLQSIPKPNRLDNIVEKCTELGVTDICLIATQKSDRKELSEHQLKRLTYLSIAAAKQSGRLFLPRITIHNQSLDFPKSTCFYGDVDPSAPLLVDFIQKNQLSSNIVIAIGPESGFTDEELRKFKSKDFQGIHLNKAILRTDTAAITAIALIAHLTKI from the coding sequence ATGCCAGCAGAAAGATTTTTTTTAGTTCATTCGTTGCAAAAAAATGAATCTATTATCATAAAAGATGAAGAATATCACCACCTTGTACGTGTCATGCGCAACAAAGTTGGAGATCAAGTAGAAATTATTAATGGTAATGGTGTGTTAGCTATAGCTGAAATAGTTGCTATAGAAAAAAAACAAGCCTCATTGATTATAAAAGATCGATTTGTAAGCGCTCCTCAAAAATTAAAAATTACGCTACTACAATCAATTCCAAAACCTAATCGGCTGGACAATATCGTTGAAAAATGCACAGAACTTGGTGTAACAGATATTTGCTTAATAGCTACACAAAAAAGTGATCGAAAGGAACTGAGTGAACATCAACTAAAACGACTAACTTATTTGAGTATAGCGGCTGCTAAACAAAGTGGAAGACTTTTTCTTCCAAGAATTACTATTCACAATCAATCCTTAGATTTTCCTAAATCGACATGTTTTTATGGTGATGTAGATCCAAGTGCGCCTTTATTAGTCGATTTTATCCAAAAAAACCAACTTAGTTCAAATATAGTCATTGCTATTGGCCCAGAAAGTGGATTTACGGATGAAGAGTTAAGAAAATTCAAATCAAAAGATTTTCAAGGAATTCATTTAAATAAAGCTATTTTAAGAACAGACACTGCTGCTATTACAGCTATTGCTCTAATCGCTCACCTAACAAAAATCTAA
- a CDS encoding DNA integrity scanning protein DisA, with translation MFQFIIPTFEIVIIAVTINYLLSFFWNTRAMDLVFGLIAFSLLYVVSKWFHFPVVQKLMLYFVNFAVIAVLVIFQPELRLALSKLSLKGKKYREITEFDKFLDSIAQSVYRMAEKRLGALIVLENQDPLDEYANKAVILNAQFSPELLESIFVTSTPLHDGAVIIRGTTILSAATILPLADDSSQISKSMGTRHRAGLGTSQVTDALIIVVSEETGKVSIARDGIMTRGIKIDRFKGIIRSIFTIQQNYDAIGRLKLWNK, from the coding sequence GTGTTCCAATTTATTATTCCTACATTTGAAATTGTTATTATTGCAGTAACAATTAATTATTTGCTTTCATTTTTTTGGAACACACGTGCCATGGATTTGGTTTTTGGTTTAATTGCCTTTTCTCTTTTATACGTCGTTTCAAAATGGTTTCATTTTCCGGTCGTGCAAAAATTAATGCTTTATTTCGTTAACTTTGCGGTCATTGCAGTGCTCGTTATTTTTCAACCAGAATTAAGATTAGCTTTATCAAAATTAAGTCTTAAAGGAAAAAAATATCGAGAAATAACGGAATTCGATAAATTTTTAGACAGTATTGCCCAATCTGTTTATCGCATGGCAGAAAAAAGACTTGGTGCGTTAATTGTATTAGAAAATCAAGATCCATTAGATGAATATGCTAACAAAGCTGTTATCCTAAACGCCCAATTTTCACCAGAATTATTAGAATCTATTTTTGTGACTAGTACTCCACTACATGATGGAGCTGTAATTATAAGAGGTACGACTATCCTATCTGCTGCGACTATTTTACCCTTAGCCGATGATAGCTCTCAAATTTCTAAATCGATGGGAACACGTCATAGAGCAGGACTTGGGACAAGTCAAGTTACAGACGCTTTAATTATTGTTGTTTCAGAAGAAACTGGTAAAGTCTCAATAGCAAGAGACGGCATAATGACACGTGGCATTAAAATTGATCGCTTTAAAGGAATTATACGCAGCATCTTTACAATTCAGCAAAATTATGATGCCATAGGACGCTTAAAGTTATGGAACAAATAG
- the uvrA gene encoding Excinuclease ABC subunit A, with amino-acid sequence MNTHKIILNKVKVHNLKSVDLTLNPNQLIVFTGVSGSGKSSLAFDTLYMEGQRRYVESLSTFARRQMGDMVKPDLEHASGISPTISIEQKTAGRNPRSTVGTMTEIYDYLRVLFARVGIPHCPISGEPVLPQSRERIIKSVQNYPENTKIIVLFNYASGKKAEFKEDFEDLIRKGFLRARVDGQFINLSDEISLDGNVAHDVDVVIDRLVVNSENFSRITEALTSALQLGNGVCIVYDLDKDEQQLFSMFAYSPTSGISYPSLEPHDFSFNSPSGMCPRCNGIGNINEFDLNQVIDPNLSIAQDCCSIASSYQTVRYGNIYDNLADLYHFSVHTPWKKLSDKAKHIFLYGTEKKWTRMQFIHPITNARWSDHVQWRGVLYEAHSRFAEAKSESYRKKFQKLMKEQVCPECHGEKLKPYPRAATLGGKRIAEIAALTIEECYDFFKTITFSKQEMQIAEELLKEILDRLHFLKEVGLHYLTLNRTAPTLSGGEAQRVRLASQIGSGLVGITYILDEPSIGLHPRDNQKLITTLKHLRDIGNTIIVVEHDEETIWEADCIVDFGPGPGFKGGQILHNGDLPSFLNNEESITAKYLTGKEQIKIPPKRRKASKLAIEIKGASHHNLKNINVKIPLGVFIAVTGVSGSGKSSLITDILYPVLSNYLHLGEHEVGKHKEIKGIDNIDKVIGIDQTPIGRNPRSNPGTYIKVLDEIRDLFCLLPESQARGYKPGRFSFNVKEGSCPQCEGMGLVKVDMDFMDDAWVECSLCKLKRFDSETLSIYYKGKNIYDVLEMEVDEAVEFFANIPSIKHKLETLQKVGMGYIKLGQSSTTLSGGEAQRIKLAKELVRPSTGKTLYILDEPTTGLHFHDINHLLQVLHELVERGNTVLVIEHNMDVVKTADWIIDIGPEGGKGGGQVVATGTPEKISKQDTPTGNAVKAALTHNFEEKIAHAIAIHNKNKQSNAQNTKIQEIQVIDAEQNNLKGVSATIPRDKITIFTGPSGSGKTSLAFETIYAEGQRRYIESLSPYARQFVKQMAKPKVGKVEGLSPAIAIEQKNHAGNPRSTIGTMTEIYDYLRILYARVGIPHDPETKEVIKSISKDYVVEKILAFEEGEKIQILAPITIRKNESFSDIYTRLSKQGYLRIRLNNEFYELSQNIEEIPFNKKQKNELFLVIDRLKVSSSIQNRLFEAVEQASTIGDGQLIVMREKEDVLFNLAFSVESTGKSYKEITPQSFAFNTSEGMCHDCLGLGYQYGANLTQFPEVMNRSILGLMQYLWMDHSYGEAYHLFRNFLNKHNIDPYIPLNELSSKQLQLLMNGSTEDWYETDSGLRLRWIGINNTLAKAGKSAVGSKKELIIPLLDEITCFTCNGDRINALARNVTINNLNISQLCALPLDQASQFIETIAIKKEDEKLLNEIFIQLKNRLNFLCEVGLQYLTLDRKAPTLSGGETQRIRLARQLGSGLTGVLYVLDEPTIGLHPRDNDRLNQALDQLKKLGNTLLMVEHDPLTIQKADYILDFGPQAGLHGGHITARGDLKQIMHDPQSLTGKYLSHQLSIPIPKTRRKATKEALIVKKAKAHNLKSVSVKIPVGLFTCFTGVSGSGKSSLMHKVIAPAVSKGLGREDSIKTVNGIVSGISSFDKLISIDQNPIGHTVRSDVGTYTDILAKLRDFFASLPSARAKGLQGKHFSYNHRKGMCTGCWGMGYKKIEMHFLPPVKVVCEDCKGLRLNPASLEIIYKGKNFGQYLDLTIDEAKITFENHPSIVRTLDTLISVGLGYLKLGQEMVSLSGGEAQRIKLSKELSKRSTGKTLYLLDEPTTGLHSDDTHKLLKVLHKLVDKGNTVIVIEHNMDVIKNADYIVDLGPDAGEYGGNIIAEGTPEKIMQEKNSFTGKYLKEYVSEI; translated from the coding sequence GTGAATACTCATAAAATTATTTTAAATAAAGTAAAGGTCCACAATTTAAAATCTGTGGATTTAACCTTAAATCCAAATCAATTAATTGTTTTTACGGGGGTTTCAGGTTCTGGTAAATCATCTTTGGCATTTGACACATTATATATGGAAGGGCAAAGAAGATATGTAGAATCGCTTTCTACTTTTGCTCGAAGACAAATGGGTGACATGGTTAAGCCTGATCTAGAACATGCTTCAGGTATCTCACCAACAATCTCTATTGAACAAAAAACTGCCGGAAGAAATCCTAGATCAACTGTTGGAACTATGACAGAGATTTATGATTACTTAAGAGTTCTTTTTGCAAGAGTTGGGATTCCTCATTGTCCTATAAGCGGTGAACCAGTATTGCCACAAAGTCGCGAAAGAATCATTAAATCCGTTCAAAATTACCCTGAAAACACTAAAATCATCGTTTTATTTAATTATGCCAGTGGTAAAAAAGCTGAATTTAAAGAAGATTTTGAAGATTTGATTCGAAAAGGTTTTTTAAGAGCTAGAGTTGATGGTCAATTTATCAATTTATCTGATGAAATAAGTTTAGATGGTAATGTGGCTCACGACGTTGATGTCGTTATAGATCGATTGGTTGTAAATTCTGAAAATTTCTCAAGAATAACTGAAGCCTTAACTTCCGCACTTCAATTAGGCAATGGTGTCTGTATTGTTTATGACTTAGATAAAGATGAACAACAATTATTTTCAATGTTTGCCTATTCCCCAACTTCAGGCATATCTTATCCTTCTTTAGAACCGCACGATTTCTCGTTTAATAGTCCCTCAGGAATGTGTCCTCGCTGTAACGGAATTGGGAATATTAATGAATTCGATTTAAACCAAGTGATAGATCCAAATTTAAGCATAGCGCAAGATTGTTGTTCAATAGCGAGCTCCTATCAAACAGTACGTTACGGAAATATTTATGATAATTTAGCCGATCTTTATCATTTTTCTGTCCACACCCCTTGGAAAAAGCTCTCCGATAAAGCTAAACATATTTTTTTATATGGCACTGAAAAAAAATGGACTCGTATGCAATTCATACATCCAATCACCAATGCCAGATGGTCAGATCATGTGCAATGGCGAGGAGTCTTATATGAAGCTCACAGTAGATTTGCTGAAGCTAAAAGTGAATCTTATCGAAAAAAATTTCAAAAATTAATGAAAGAGCAAGTATGCCCAGAATGCCATGGGGAAAAGTTAAAACCATATCCAAGAGCTGCAACACTTGGAGGTAAGAGGATTGCTGAAATAGCCGCTTTAACTATAGAAGAATGTTACGACTTTTTTAAAACAATAACATTCTCAAAACAAGAAATGCAAATTGCTGAAGAACTCTTAAAAGAAATCTTAGATCGATTACATTTTTTGAAAGAAGTGGGTTTACATTATCTAACGTTAAATAGAACAGCTCCAACTTTGTCTGGTGGAGAAGCACAAAGAGTTAGACTTGCCTCACAAATTGGCTCTGGACTTGTTGGTATCACATATATATTGGATGAACCGTCTATTGGTTTACACCCTCGCGATAATCAAAAGCTTATTACAACTTTAAAACATTTAAGAGACATCGGAAATACAATAATCGTTGTTGAGCATGACGAGGAAACAATTTGGGAAGCAGATTGTATCGTCGATTTTGGCCCGGGACCCGGCTTTAAAGGAGGGCAAATTCTTCATAATGGTGACCTACCTTCTTTTTTAAACAATGAAGAATCTATTACAGCCAAATATTTAACCGGTAAAGAACAAATTAAAATACCTCCTAAAAGACGAAAAGCCTCTAAACTTGCCATTGAAATCAAAGGGGCTTCTCACCACAACTTAAAAAACATAAATGTAAAAATTCCCCTTGGGGTATTTATTGCCGTAACCGGTGTTTCAGGCTCTGGAAAATCTTCCCTTATTACCGATATTTTATACCCTGTCCTATCTAATTATCTCCATCTAGGCGAACATGAAGTTGGTAAACATAAAGAAATAAAGGGAATTGACAATATTGATAAAGTCATTGGAATAGATCAAACTCCAATTGGTAGAAATCCACGCTCCAATCCCGGCACATATATAAAAGTACTCGATGAAATTAGAGATTTGTTTTGTTTACTACCTGAAAGTCAAGCAAGAGGTTATAAGCCTGGAAGATTTAGCTTTAACGTGAAAGAAGGTTCATGCCCTCAATGTGAAGGAATGGGACTTGTTAAAGTTGATATGGATTTTATGGATGACGCCTGGGTCGAATGTTCCTTATGTAAACTTAAACGTTTTGATTCAGAAACACTTTCAATCTATTACAAAGGGAAAAATATCTACGATGTTTTAGAGATGGAAGTCGATGAAGCTGTTGAGTTTTTTGCCAATATTCCATCTATTAAACACAAATTAGAAACTTTACAAAAAGTTGGAATGGGTTACATAAAGCTAGGACAATCTTCAACCACTTTATCTGGAGGAGAAGCGCAAAGAATAAAGCTTGCAAAGGAACTTGTTAGACCATCCACTGGAAAAACATTATATATTTTAGATGAGCCAACCACAGGTCTTCATTTTCACGATATAAATCATTTGCTCCAAGTTTTACACGAACTTGTTGAAAGAGGAAATACAGTTTTAGTAATCGAACATAATATGGATGTCGTAAAGACAGCTGATTGGATAATCGATATTGGTCCCGAAGGTGGAAAAGGAGGCGGACAAGTAGTCGCCACTGGAACACCTGAAAAAATCTCAAAACAAGACACGCCAACTGGTAATGCTGTAAAAGCTGCTTTAACGCACAACTTTGAAGAAAAAATTGCTCATGCTATTGCGATTCATAATAAAAATAAACAAAGCAATGCTCAAAATACAAAAATTCAAGAAATTCAAGTCATTGATGCCGAACAAAATAACTTAAAAGGTGTCAGCGCTACTATTCCAAGAGACAAAATAACTATATTTACAGGTCCATCTGGTTCTGGCAAAACATCTTTAGCTTTTGAAACAATTTATGCCGAAGGTCAAAGACGATACATCGAATCTTTATCCCCTTATGCTAGACAATTCGTAAAACAAATGGCAAAACCCAAAGTTGGTAAGGTTGAAGGCTTATCACCAGCCATTGCCATTGAACAAAAAAATCACGCTGGTAATCCAAGAAGTACAATCGGAACTATGACAGAAATTTACGATTATCTACGAATTTTGTACGCTCGAGTGGGGATTCCACATGATCCAGAAACAAAAGAAGTCATTAAGTCTATTAGTAAAGACTATGTAGTAGAAAAAATTTTAGCTTTCGAAGAGGGTGAAAAAATACAAATTTTAGCTCCGATTACTATTCGAAAAAATGAATCATTTTCTGATATTTACACAAGATTAAGTAAACAAGGTTATTTACGAATCCGTTTAAATAACGAATTTTATGAATTGTCCCAAAATATTGAAGAGATCCCTTTTAACAAAAAACAAAAAAATGAACTTTTTTTGGTGATCGATCGGTTAAAAGTATCTTCTTCGATTCAAAATCGTCTTTTTGAAGCTGTAGAACAAGCATCCACGATTGGCGATGGACAATTAATTGTTATGAGAGAAAAAGAAGATGTTTTATTTAATTTGGCTTTTTCAGTCGAAAGCACAGGTAAATCTTATAAAGAAATTACCCCTCAGTCTTTTGCTTTTAACACATCTGAAGGAATGTGTCACGATTGCTTGGGACTTGGATATCAATATGGTGCAAACCTAACGCAATTTCCTGAAGTTATGAATCGATCCATTTTAGGACTTATGCAATATCTTTGGATGGATCATTCTTATGGTGAAGCTTACCATCTTTTTAGAAATTTTTTAAATAAGCATAACATTGATCCCTACATTCCTTTAAATGAGCTTTCGTCCAAGCAATTGCAATTATTAATGAATGGTTCAACAGAAGATTGGTACGAAACAGATAGTGGTTTGCGTTTACGTTGGATTGGAATTAATAACACTTTAGCAAAAGCTGGCAAAAGTGCAGTTGGAAGTAAAAAGGAGCTTATTATTCCTCTTCTAGATGAAATAACCTGTTTTACTTGTAATGGGGATAGAATAAATGCATTAGCTAGAAACGTTACCATAAATAATTTAAATATTAGTCAGTTATGTGCTCTACCTTTAGACCAAGCTTCCCAATTTATTGAGACTATTGCCATAAAAAAAGAAGATGAGAAACTTCTTAATGAAATTTTCATACAATTAAAGAATCGTTTAAATTTCTTATGTGAAGTAGGTTTGCAATATTTAACATTAGATCGAAAAGCACCAACTTTAAGTGGAGGTGAAACCCAAAGAATTCGACTAGCGCGACAATTAGGTAGTGGCCTTACAGGTGTTCTTTATGTATTAGATGAACCAACTATTGGCTTGCATCCAAGAGATAATGACCGCCTAAATCAAGCTTTAGATCAATTAAAAAAACTTGGCAACACTTTATTAATGGTAGAACATGATCCCTTAACCATTCAAAAAGCAGATTATATTTTAGATTTTGGACCACAAGCTGGATTGCATGGGGGACATATTACTGCACGAGGCGATTTAAAACAAATCATGCATGATCCTCAATCCCTTACTGGAAAATATTTATCACATCAACTATCTATACCAATCCCAAAAACCAGAAGGAAAGCAACAAAAGAGGCTTTAATTGTAAAAAAAGCGAAAGCGCACAACTTAAAAAGTGTATCAGTCAAAATTCCTGTTGGTTTATTTACCTGTTTTACAGGAGTTTCTGGATCTGGCAAATCAAGTTTAATGCATAAAGTAATCGCGCCAGCTGTTTCCAAAGGGTTAGGAAGAGAAGATTCCATAAAAACTGTTAATGGAATAGTATCGGGCATTTCTTCTTTTGATAAATTAATTTCCATCGATCAAAACCCAATTGGTCATACAGTCCGCTCAGATGTTGGTACTTATACTGATATATTAGCTAAATTAAGAGATTTTTTTGCGTCTCTCCCATCCGCTCGAGCCAAAGGATTACAAGGAAAACATTTTAGTTATAACCATCGTAAAGGTATGTGTACAGGTTGTTGGGGGATGGGTTATAAAAAAATTGAAATGCATTTTTTACCACCCGTTAAAGTGGTCTGTGAAGATTGCAAAGGCCTGAGGCTAAATCCAGCGAGTCTTGAAATTATTTATAAAGGAAAAAACTTTGGACAATATCTTGATCTAACGATCGATGAAGCGAAAATTACCTTTGAAAATCATCCAAGTATAGTAAGAACGCTTGATACACTCATTTCGGTTGGCCTTGGCTATTTAAAACTTGGGCAAGAAATGGTCTCACTATCAGGTGGAGAAGCACAAAGAATAAAACTTAGTAAAGAATTGTCTAAACGATCTACTGGCAAAACCCTTTATTTATTGGATGAACCGACTACTGGATTACATAGTGATGACACTCATAAATTGCTAAAAGTACTCCATAAACTTGTTGATAAAGGCAATACAGTAATTGTCATAGAACATAATATGGATGTAATTAAAAATGCAGATTATATCGTAGATTTAGGCCCAGATGCTGGAGAATATGGTGGCAATATCATAGCGGAAGGAACTCCTGAAAAAATCATGCAAGAAAAAAATTCTTTTACAGGTAAATACTTAAAAGAATATGTTTCTGAAATATGA
- the folP gene encoding Dihydropteroate synthase, producing MTKIMGIINVTPDSFYEKSRSFSVKNSLEIARKMILDGADIIDIGGESTRPGSLPIDVDEELNRVIPLIELLRNESDIAISIDSKKPQVVKEAIKAGVNFINDVTGFSDVEMCQLAKQANIPICVMHMKDDPLTMQINPHYPDGIIPTLMTWFKNKIEYLQTLQIDVNKVYLDPGIGFGKTVEDNFAIIQNLRQLKELGFPLLLGISRKSFMRKVLNCNTNDLLSATIAINTIAILSGVDIIRVHDVLEHKRVIDLLKSGKLTI from the coding sequence GTGACTAAAATAATGGGAATCATCAATGTTACCCCCGATTCTTTTTATGAAAAAAGTCGCTCTTTTTCTGTTAAAAATTCTTTAGAAATAGCCAGAAAAATGATCCTAGATGGAGCTGATATAATCGATATTGGAGGAGAATCAACAAGACCTGGCTCATTACCAATTGACGTAGATGAAGAGCTTAATCGGGTCATCCCCTTGATTGAGCTTTTAAGAAATGAAAGTGATATAGCTATATCTATAGATAGCAAAAAACCGCAAGTGGTAAAAGAGGCCATAAAAGCTGGTGTAAATTTTATAAATGACGTCACAGGTTTTAGTGATGTTGAAATGTGCCAGCTTGCAAAACAGGCAAATATACCGATCTGCGTCATGCACATGAAAGATGACCCTTTAACTATGCAGATCAATCCCCATTATCCTGATGGAATTATTCCTACCTTAATGACCTGGTTTAAAAACAAAATAGAATATTTACAAACTCTTCAAATTGATGTAAATAAAGTTTATCTAGATCCGGGAATTGGTTTTGGAAAAACTGTTGAAGATAATTTTGCAATTATACAAAATCTGCGGCAACTGAAAGAGTTAGGTTTTCCTCTTTTATTGGGAATTTCTCGTAAATCCTTTATGCGTAAAGTTTTAAACTGCAATACAAACGATCTTTTGTCCGCAACTATAGCCATTAACACAATTGCAATTCTTTCAGGTGTAGATATCATTAGGGTACATGATGTTCTTGAACATAAAAGAGTGATTGATTTATTGAAAAGTGGAAAATTAACTATTTAA
- the pyk gene encoding Pyruvate kinase — translation MARTKIICTIGPSVQNYDKICALIDAGMNVARLNFSHGTHDEHQRVIDLLKSARREKKVPLAIMLDTKGPEIRVGKIKNGFIDLHKGQKLFISAERIEGDDEQFSIHPSEVIKDFRIGTKILFDDGYISSHVIKVLPEGVWIEIDNGGTLKSGKGVNVPYASLNLPAITDQDIEDIIFGCKNDVDIIAASFVRSASHVLVIKDLLAEQKKSNILVLAKIENNEGVQNFDHIIQIADGIMIARGDLGVEVPFSQVPSLQKMMIRKCYFAGKSSVTATQMLESMINNPRPTRAEASDVANAIYDSTSAVMLSGETAVGKYPLETVATMRSIIEEAEKEFNYTGFFEKQASIVYLDVPSSITSAAVKTAYSSNAQTIFTCTSGGSTARSLARFRPKMPIIALTHDIKTYNQLALAWGVTPVYSEPCATISEAFGKLSQFALERELLHNGDLVVLTAGTPFGISGTTNMMMVENIGEVLVRGHSGVGKKIHGNIVLVFDSESIKTYEIKNKIIVITKCDETYMPLIQESLGVILQNQIEDLESEHALIDLANRFNKPAIIRADTAMKVLKNGQLVTLDPEKSLIYKGVVLDI, via the coding sequence ATGGCTAGAACTAAAATTATTTGTACAATCGGTCCTTCAGTGCAAAATTATGACAAGATTTGTGCCTTAATTGATGCAGGAATGAACGTTGCTAGATTAAATTTTAGCCATGGAACACACGACGAGCATCAAAGAGTGATTGACCTATTAAAATCCGCAAGAAGAGAAAAAAAAGTCCCTCTTGCCATAATGCTTGATACAAAAGGCCCAGAGATAAGAGTTGGAAAAATTAAAAATGGTTTTATAGATCTTCATAAAGGGCAAAAGTTATTTATTAGTGCAGAAAGAATCGAAGGGGACGATGAACAATTTTCCATTCATCCATCTGAAGTGATAAAAGATTTTAGAATTGGAACTAAAATCCTTTTTGATGATGGCTATATTTCATCGCACGTTATTAAGGTTTTGCCAGAAGGTGTTTGGATCGAAATCGATAACGGAGGCACTTTAAAATCAGGTAAAGGGGTAAATGTCCCTTATGCTAGCCTGAATTTGCCTGCCATTACAGATCAGGATATAGAAGATATTATATTTGGTTGCAAAAATGATGTTGATATTATCGCTGCCTCTTTTGTTAGATCGGCAAGTCATGTGCTTGTAATTAAAGACCTTCTAGCTGAACAAAAAAAATCAAATATATTAGTGCTTGCTAAAATTGAAAATAATGAGGGAGTACAAAATTTTGATCATATAATCCAGATAGCTGACGGAATCATGATAGCGCGAGGCGATTTGGGCGTGGAAGTACCTTTTAGCCAAGTTCCAAGCTTACAAAAAATGATGATTAGAAAATGTTATTTTGCAGGAAAATCATCAGTCACAGCCACTCAAATGCTAGAATCAATGATTAATAATCCAAGGCCTACAAGAGCGGAAGCGTCAGATGTAGCTAATGCTATTTATGATAGCACCTCAGCAGTCATGCTTTCTGGTGAAACAGCGGTTGGCAAATATCCATTAGAAACAGTTGCAACAATGAGAAGTATAATTGAAGAAGCTGAAAAAGAATTTAATTATACAGGCTTTTTTGAAAAGCAAGCTTCAATTGTTTATTTAGATGTGCCTTCATCGATTACATCAGCCGCGGTAAAAACAGCATATTCTTCCAACGCACAAACAATCTTTACTTGTACAAGTGGAGGTTCGACCGCTCGATCTCTTGCTCGTTTTAGACCAAAAATGCCGATCATTGCCTTAACGCATGATATAAAAACTTATAATCAATTAGCTTTAGCTTGGGGAGTTACACCAGTTTACAGTGAACCTTGCGCAACAATTAGTGAAGCTTTTGGAAAACTTAGCCAATTTGCTCTAGAACGTGAGCTATTGCACAATGGTGATTTGGTCGTTTTAACAGCTGGGACCCCATTTGGTATTTCTGGTACTACCAATATGATGATGGTAGAAAATATAGGAGAAGTCTTAGTTAGAGGCCATTCAGGAGTTGGAAAAAAAATTCACGGTAATATTGTATTAGTGTTTGATTCTGAATCTATAAAAACATACGAAATTAAAAATAAGATCATTGTCATTACAAAATGTGATGAGACATACATGCCTTTAATTCAAGAATCACTTGGTGTCATACTTCAAAACCAAATTGAAGATCTGGAGTCAGAACATGCCCTTATAGATTTAGCTAATAGATTTAATAAGCCTGCAATTATTCGAGCAGATACTGCCATGAAGGTGTTAAAAAATGGTCAATTAGTGACCTTAGACCCAGAAAAATCCCTTATCTACAAAGGGGTTGTATTAGATATTTGA